From the genome of Bacteroidota bacterium:
ATGTCAGATTGTAATAATAAACACCAGATGGTAAATTATTACCATCAAATTTTACACTGTAGTTCCCCGTTCGTTGAATCTCATTCACCAGTGATGCCACTTCTTGCCCTAATTGATTAAACACTGAAAGTTTTACAAATCCAGGATTGACTACTCGATATGTAATTGTTGTACTTGGGTTAAAAGGATTAGGATAATTTTGCGAAAGAACAATCGTCTCAGGACTTAAACCAAAGCGGGACTGAACAGTTGATGGTCCACTTTGAATATTGGCAGAGTATAAAACATCATCGCTCCAGGCTCCATATTTTTGGATAATACCAATTCCACGTGCAAATATATATCCCACTTCATCATCAATCGCCGTTGTGTCATTAAAATACAAGGAGATGCAATCCGTATATGTTCCATTGTATGTTTTAACGGTCAATCCCTTCCTCACTTTTACCGTATAAGATCGATTGTTGGTGAAGGGATACCAATACACCTCTCCATTTTCTTTTGTAAAATCAAACCACAATTGTTCAACGCCATATTTATATTTCCATATATTACCAACATAATCCTGTCGGATGGTATCAACCATTGAATTGATATTACCGTACAGAAAATATCTGATCCCGACAATATTCACTTCATCAATAATTGTTTTGATGAGTTTATGCGTGGTGTCAAATGAACCGGTATAGATCCATTTGTTTCCAATATTCACAGGGAAATAATTTTGCGATACACCTGTTGAAATCATCAACATGGTCAACAATACTATTGTCTTCATGTTTACCTCACTGTTTCAATGGGGGTAAGATGTTCAATATCAAGGCTGCTCGATGTAACGTTTTCTTCCGACTCAATACAAAACTACAGAGAGGATTGTTATTTTGTTATAACCGATACCAGGCTTGAATCATATACTTTTGTGTTGATCTTATTGCTGGTCTCAACATAGCTCCACGTGACGAGAGTATCTCCATTGGCAAAATTTACTTTCAAGGAGTATCCTACCTCTCCGGCAACAAATACATTTACCGACTTGCTTTTCCCCTGTTCAATATTTCCAACGACATACGTTGTAGCACCAACAACAATATCGACTGTTTTAACAACTTTTTTGGATAAATTCGCAATATCAATCTTTGCTAATGGATTGGGTTTTACGAATATGCCAATCAAAACACCAAATCCAATGCTTACCAAAACGATTACGACATATTTTATTTTGTTCATATTTTTGATCTCCTTATGATAGTTAATCGCTAGGTTAGCGCAACCTACTGTATACCTGAAACAGCATTTTGATATTGAGTTAAGAGTTCTCCGTTTTCAATTGAGCCGTGATGATGCACTTGCTTCCATGCTCCATCTACGCGTTTGAATATTCGACTTGTTCGGATTGCAAGAATTATTTCCTCTGTTCCGGTTTTAAAATATCCTCGTTCTCTCCCAACAGCATAAAACATATCGTGTGTTTCATGAATGGTATAATCGAAATATTCAACATAGACTTCCGCCGGTCCAGTAAAGATTTTTTTGTACACCGATTGTATTTCATCCCAGCCTCGTTTAATTCCGCCCAACGGATTGTCCATAGCAATGTCAGAACTTTGCAGCCAGTTGCGAGACATTTCTGTAATATTTCGATTATTAAAAGCATGATAGAATTGCACTAATGCTTGATACGGTTTCGACAAATCTTCAAATTTTTCTTTCCCCGTTATTGCTGTTTGATTTGGTTGCATTGGACCCTATTGTTGTTGTTTAGTGGAATGAAACTAACTGTCCGACAGATTGATTTTTCATCGACG
Proteins encoded in this window:
- a CDS encoding T9SS type A sorting domain-containing protein, coding for MKTIVLLTMLMISTGVSQNYFPVNIGNKWIYTGSFDTTHKLIKTIIDEVNIVGIRYFLYGNINSMVDTIRQDYVGNIWKYKYGVEQLWFDFTKENGEVYWYPFTNNRSYTVKVRKGLTVKTYNGTYTDCISLYFNDTTAIDDEVGYIFARGIGIIQKYGAWSDDVLYSANIQSGPSTVQSRFGLSPETIVLSQNYPNPFNPSTTITYRVVNPGFVKLSVFNQLGQEVASLVNEIQRTGNYSVKFDGNNLPSGVYYYNLTSSSITMTRHCLLIK
- a CDS encoding nuclear transport factor 2 family protein codes for the protein MQPNQTAITGKEKFEDLSKPYQALVQFYHAFNNRNITEMSRNWLQSSDIAMDNPLGGIKRGWDEIQSVYKKIFTGPAEVYVEYFDYTIHETHDMFYAVGRERGYFKTGTEEIILAIRTSRIFKRVDGAWKQVHHHGSIENGELLTQYQNAVSGIQ